The DNA region GTGATAGGGTTCGCCGCGGATGATTGTAAAAGCACGGTATAGTTGTTCCAGAAAAATAAGTCTGACAAGCTGATGCGGAAATGTAAGAAGAGAAAGTGAGAGCTTTAGGTTCGCACGATGATGCATGCTTTCATGAAACCCATAAGCACCGCCGGTGATAAAGACAAGATGCCGGGTTCCCCGGATCATCTGCTCATTCATCCAAGCTGCCATTTCCTGCGATTTCATCTGTTTGCCATTCTCATCAAGCAACACAACAAAATCTTCAGGTTTGATCTTTTTCAATATTATTTCGGCTTCTCTAAGCTTAAGCTGCGGTACAGGGAGTTTGCCGGCAACTGAACCGACATTCACAAATGTGTTCTCAAAACTGCAATAATGAAGCAGGCGTTTTTCGTAAAGTGCGAGGCCATCCTGAATGTACTTTTCCTCAGTTTTACCAGTGTTTATAAGCGTGAACTTCATGTCTTTGGGCTAATCTGAACCATAAAGTGAAATTTGATAATCGGTATCCGATTAATAACGGGCTAAAAATACTATATTTGCAGGACTCTTTCATATTCTGATAATCTGGTGTGTTTTTTGTAAGGTTATTGAAAATTTCAAGTAAGCGCTACTACCATGATCAATAAGTTTTTCTTCATTACCTTCTTCTCAATGCTGGTTTTTGTCATTCCCACTGCTTATTCGCAGGATGAAGATGTTGGCAATACAATTGTTAGGCATATCAGTAACGGCAATTCACAGGAACTTTCAAAATTTTTTAACGCCAGCATTCAGCTCACATTGCCCGATAATGACGGCAGATTCAGCAAACCGCAGGCTGAACTCATTATGCGGAACTTTTTTATAAAATATCCGCCAAAATCTTTTACAATCAGCCACAAGGGATCTTCTTCTGATGGATCGCGTTACTTCATTGGCGTTTATAAATCAAGTAACAATACCTTCAGGTCGTATTACCTTTTGAAACTTGTTACTGATGCCGAACTCATCCATCAGTTGCGCCTCGAAAACGATGATTAAGAACTCTTAACAGCCCCCTGGTATGATGAATTATTTCAAAAGGCTGTATGATAAATTCATCCATAGTCCCCACAGGCGTTTATTGATACGTTACCTCCGTAAAATCATTCTTCCCGGATTTGATGGCATACCACTGTATGATGTCATGAAATTTTTCTTAACGGGTATTATAAAAGGGTCAGTAACAACACGCGCATCAGCAGTATCATTTAATTTTTTTATGGCGCTGTTTCCCGCAATCATTGTACTTTTCACCCTTATTCCTTATGTTCCCATTTCCGGCTTCCAGGATTCACTGCTTGAATTAATGCAAAGCCTCATACCACAACAAATCTACGAAACTGTCGAGGATACGCTTCTGGATATCATCAACCGACCGAGAGGTGGCCTGCTTTCTATTGGGTTTTTTCTGACCCTCTATTTTGCTACCAATGGTGTCAGCAGTATCATAGAAGCGTTTAACCAAACCTATTATACAATTGAAACCAGATCATTTCTACGTACACAACTTGTTTCAGTTGCACTTGTATTTATGCTTGCATTTTTATTGATAATTACAATCGCGCTCATTACTCTTGGACCCGCCCTTATTAACTGGCTTGATGCTACAGGGTTTTTACGCGGGCGTTATACTTACGAAATGATCATCGGGGTAAAATGGCTGATAACTGTGCTCATGTTCCTGATTTTGTATTCATCACTGTATTATTTTGCTCCTGCCAGGAAACAAGGTTTCAGATTTATTTCAGCAGGCTCAACATTGTCCACAATTCTTACAGTAGTCACCAGCATTGGGTTCAATTATTACGTGAACAATTTTAGTCAGTACAATACCTTATATGGCAGTATTGGAACCCTGCTGATTTTCCTATTGTTTATCTATTTCAACTCTATCATTTTGCTCCTCGGTTTCGAGATGAATGCCAGTATCATGCAGGTTCAGCGCGGGCGGAAAGCCAGCCTGAACCCGGATAGTTGAGATCCAAGCTCCCTGAAGTTCGAATTCCATTATCTTCGCAGCGTGTTTTATACAATTATTACCGATGCTTGAAAATAAAATTATTATCGCCGGTGCAGGCAGCATTGGAACTGCGCTCGGAAATGTGCTTGCCGGAAGAATGAATCCGGAAGTCATTCTTTTATCCATTGAACCGGAGGTTGTTGAGTCAATTAATGAGCAGAGTGTCAATAGCAAGTACTTCCCCGGGATTAAATTGCATCCCGATTTAAAAGCGACCATTCAAAACAAAGTTGTTAAAAATGCCGGTGTGCTATTTTTTGCTGTTCCATCTGCTGTCGTGAAGGAAGTCGCGGATAAATTGAAACCTTATCTTGACCCAAACACCATTCTTGTGAACCTTGCCAAAGGTTATGGAAACGGATCAAAAACCGTTGCTGAGATTCTGAATGCTTCATTTTCAAACCCGGTTGTAAGTTTTAAAGGCCCTGCCTTTGCACGCGAGCTTATCAACTCAATGCCAACCGGTTTTACTGTTGGAAGCGCTGATTCTTCTTCTGATGATTTTTTTCGCGAACTGACAAGTGAAACCTGCATTCATCTCGATTTTTCAAACGATCTGCGCGGCGTGGAATTGGTGAGCATCTTAAAAAACATTTATGCCATAGCTATGGGCATTGTTGATGCACATTTTAATTCGCCCAATCTACGCTTCCTGGTTTTTACAAAAGCATTCAATGAGATCAGGGAATTGCTTCTGCTGTTGGGTGGAAAAGAAGAAACACTTTTTAATTACTGCGGCATTGGCGATTTCGGGCTTACAGCGCTTAACGATCTGAGCCGTAACCGAACGCTGGGTTTACTCATAGGAAAAGGATTCTTTTCTGATACTATCGCTGATCATGTAGTGCTGGAAGGCAAAATGGCCATTAAGATTATCAGGGAAGAAGTTATATTAAAGCAACATGACCCTGGCAGGTTCAAAATATTCCATGAACTGTATCAGGTTTTTTCAGGACATTACAACCTTCCAAAATTTGTTACTAATATATTGGGAACCTGACAAAAACGGCCTACTATTTCTTCTTCAATTTGTAGAATATTTTCATCCATCTTACATAGCGGTCAATCATTTGGTTGGTGTCAACAGATATTTTAAGGAAATAGACCGGAATTATAAACAATAACCCGACAACAGCACTCCGGATCAGCACATCAACATACACAATAATGATCTCACCTACCTGGGATGTAACAAGTGTAATTAAAAGGATGAGGGCTGGAACCCAGAGCTGCCTGAGTAGAAAAGGCTGAATCTTAAAATGTATCTGTATGAAAATGATCCTCAAAAAATTGTATAGTACTAGTGTGATCATGCTTGCAAATGCGGCACCGTTCATACCGAAAACGGGGATAAAAATATAATTTGAGATCACAGCAAAAACCACCAGGCCCAGGGTGAAAAACAAATCGTAACGGTATTTTTTTGATGTGAGCATTATCACACCGTTCAGGCCTGATGTAATATCAAACAGCCTACCGATACCCAGTAGCAAAAAAACATACTTTCCGACCGCATACTCCTCTGGCATAAAAGCTAAAATCGAGTCAATATTAACCCATAACAGTAAAAATAACCCGCCACCGATGACCAGGTTGCTATCCGAAGCCCTGTGGTATAAATCTTCCATCTTATCCATCGCCCGCGCCTTCCAGTGCGAGGCAACAACCGGGGTTGATACCTTCATGATTGAACGATATGGGATAAGTAAAACGCTGGTAATAAAAATCATCGTAGTGTAAATTCCTGCTGCACCAAGGTCAATGATCCTGGCTACCATCAATGAATCTATGCTTGATAAAAGCAGCACGCTCAAATTATTGAACAATGAGAAAGCGCCATATACCAGAATAATCTTACCCAATCTTCTCCACAAGGGAGAAAAATATGGTTTGAAAAACAGTTGCCTGATATACCAGGTGTACAGGATCACAAGAATTGCGGGCAGGCAATTGGCAATCACGTAAATGGCTACAAACGCCGGAAAGCTTATGAAACCAAGAGCATAAGCAGAAATGGTGAGTGTTACAAAGATCCGGAGGGCTACCTCAAAAATCAGCGATGGTACAATGTTTTGGTATAGACTTCGCAGATAAGAATCAAATAGGTGAAAATATAAAGTGGCCAATCCCAATGGGATAAGGTAATAAATATATTCGACCAGTAGTGGGCTGCTTTCCTGGTAGTATAATTTGAAAGGTTTCTGGAAGAGTAAAAAAAGAATTGTGGTTATTAGAAAGCCTGCCATTGCCAGCACAGTGATTCCTGGCAGGAAACCATTGTGATTATTTTTTTTATCATCAAAAAAAGGGAAAAATTTGTAAGTAATATTGTACGAACCCAAGGCAGCAAACTGAGCATAAATCAGAGCAAGGGTAATCATCAGGTTGGCCAGTCCCACCTGATCGGCTTCTAAAAAATTGGTAAAAAGGAATATCTTATTGATATACCCGATTGCTGCTCCGATATAAGCTATGATGGTTATCCGGAAACTATCGCGCTGAACTATGCCCATGGTTTTCTGATACGATGGGCAAAGATATTATATTCCGGTATTCTGTTTTTCAAAAAGTACAATGAGCCAGTATGGACGGGCTTTCGAAAACAGATAGGTAAGCACATCATAAACGAAAGAAACAGGATGATGCCTGAAAGGAATGATAAAGGAATGATCGCACTTTGGACAGAGTGTGTTGCGCTTTCGCTTTTTAGTCCAGTATGTTGGGATCCAGGATGAAGCTGGCGCCAATTTATGTTTCAATTTTGTGAGCCACCGGAAAGACGGTTTCACGAGAGGCCCGCCGGTTCTCTCCTGTATGAATTTATAGCCATTGAAAGCATTCATCAGCAGGTTGGTATTCATGCTGCGCTGATGGTAATTCATATTGTAAAAATAACCGCAATTTGTGCACTTGATCAAATCCCGCTGGATATGCTCGCTGTCAGGAACTGAAATCAAAATGTATTTCCTTGCAACCCTTCTGATCTCTGCGATTGTTTCCTGATAAACGTTTTCCTCAAGATGCTCGAGCATTTCAGAGCTCAGCACCATATCGAAAGCGCCATCAGCAAACGG from Bacteroidales bacterium includes:
- a CDS encoding 23S rRNA (pseudouridine(1915)-N(3))-methyltransferase RlmH, which gives rise to MKFTLINTGKTEEKYIQDGLALYEKRLLHYCSFENTFVNVGSVAGKLPVPQLKLREAEIILKKIKPEDFVVLLDENGKQMKSQEMAAWMNEQMIRGTRHLVFITGGAYGFHESMHHRANLKLSLSLLTFPHQLVRLIFLEQLYRAFTIIRGEPYH
- a CDS encoding DUF4783 domain-containing protein, with protein sequence MINKFFFITFFSMLVFVIPTAYSQDEDVGNTIVRHISNGNSQELSKFFNASIQLTLPDNDGRFSKPQAELIMRNFFIKYPPKSFTISHKGSSSDGSRYFIGVYKSSNNTFRSYYLLKLVTDAELIHQLRLENDD
- a CDS encoding YihY/virulence factor BrkB family protein; translated protein: MMNYFKRLYDKFIHSPHRRLLIRYLRKIILPGFDGIPLYDVMKFFLTGIIKGSVTTRASAVSFNFFMALFPAIIVLFTLIPYVPISGFQDSLLELMQSLIPQQIYETVEDTLLDIINRPRGGLLSIGFFLTLYFATNGVSSIIEAFNQTYYTIETRSFLRTQLVSVALVFMLAFLLIITIALITLGPALINWLDATGFLRGRYTYEMIIGVKWLITVLMFLILYSSLYYFAPARKQGFRFISAGSTLSTILTVVTSIGFNYYVNNFSQYNTLYGSIGTLLIFLLFIYFNSIILLLGFEMNASIMQVQRGRKASLNPDS
- a CDS encoding NAD(P)-binding domain-containing protein, which codes for MLENKIIIAGAGSIGTALGNVLAGRMNPEVILLSIEPEVVESINEQSVNSKYFPGIKLHPDLKATIQNKVVKNAGVLFFAVPSAVVKEVADKLKPYLDPNTILVNLAKGYGNGSKTVAEILNASFSNPVVSFKGPAFARELINSMPTGFTVGSADSSSDDFFRELTSETCIHLDFSNDLRGVELVSILKNIYAIAMGIVDAHFNSPNLRFLVFTKAFNEIRELLLLLGGKEETLFNYCGIGDFGLTALNDLSRNRTLGLLIGKGFFSDTIADHVVLEGKMAIKIIREEVILKQHDPGRFKIFHELYQVFSGHYNLPKFVTNILGT
- a CDS encoding polysaccharide biosynthesis C-terminal domain-containing protein, with product MGIVQRDSFRITIIAYIGAAIGYINKIFLFTNFLEADQVGLANLMITLALIYAQFAALGSYNITYKFFPFFDDKKNNHNGFLPGITVLAMAGFLITTILFLLFQKPFKLYYQESSPLLVEYIYYLIPLGLATLYFHLFDSYLRSLYQNIVPSLIFEVALRIFVTLTISAYALGFISFPAFVAIYVIANCLPAILVILYTWYIRQLFFKPYFSPLWRRLGKIILVYGAFSLFNNLSVLLLSSIDSLMVARIIDLGAAGIYTTMIFITSVLLIPYRSIMKVSTPVVASHWKARAMDKMEDLYHRASDSNLVIGGGLFLLLWVNIDSILAFMPEEYAVGKYVFLLLGIGRLFDITSGLNGVIMLTSKKYRYDLFFTLGLVVFAVISNYIFIPVFGMNGAAFASMITLVLYNFLRIIFIQIHFKIQPFLLRQLWVPALILLITLVTSQVGEIIIVYVDVLIRSAVVGLLFIIPVYFLKISVDTNQMIDRYVRWMKIFYKLKKK
- a CDS encoding class I SAM-dependent methyltransferase, with the translated sequence MDNPLYYEDFAWAELQDEKIQEKANLFLSLIPRDVKTILDLGCGNGIITNILAEHFDVTGADRSVAALKMVKTKKVQCNCNDLPFADGAFDMVLSSEMLEHLEENVYQETIAEIRRVARKYILISVPDSEHIQRDLIKCTNCGYFYNMNYHQRSMNTNLLMNAFNGYKFIQERTGGPLVKPSFRWLTKLKHKLAPASSWIPTYWTKKRKRNTLCPKCDHSFIIPFRHHPVSFVYDVLTYLFSKARPYWLIVLFEKQNTGI